From the genome of Pseudomonas sp. WJP1:
ACGCCGATGATCTACCACAAAGGCAAGCTGGGCCCCCTGCCCGCCCTGGCCTGATGGCTTCACCAGCCTCTGTAGGAGCCCGGCTTGCCGGCGAAGGCGTACTTGCGGACGCCTTCGCCGGCAAGCCGGCTCCTACAGGTAATCACCTTATTCTCCAGGAGCCGGCATGAGCCCAGCAGCCTCGCAACTGTTCCGCCAGCAGGCGTACATCAACGGCCAATGGCTGGATGCGCCCGACGGTGCCCGACAGGACATCTTCAACCCGGCCACCGGTGAACGCATCGGTAGCGTGCCGAACCTTGGTGCCGAGCACGCCCGGCAGGCCATCGTCGCCGCCAACAACGCGTGGCCGGCCTGGCGCGCGCTGACCGCCAAAGAGCGCAGCAACACCCTCAAGCGCTGGCACGCGCTGATGCTGGAAAATGCCGATGCCCTCGCCGAAATCCTGACCCTCGAACAAGGCAAACCGTTGGCCGAAGCCAAGGGTGAAATCCTCTACGCCGCCAGCTTCATCGAGTGGTTCGCCGAAGAAGCCAAACGCATCTACGGCGACACCATTCCCAGCCACAAGGGCGATGCGCGGATTGTCGTCAGCAAGGAGCCGATCGGTGTCGTCGCGGCGATCACCCCCTGGAACTTCCCGGCGGCGATGATCACTCGCAAGGCCGGCCCGGCGCTGGCCGCCGGTTGCCCGTGCATCGTCAAGCCGGCACCGGAGACGCCCTTCTCGGCACTGGCCATGGCGGCGTTGGCCGAACAGGCCGGCATGCCTGCGGGTATTTTCAACGTGATCACCGGCGATGCCATCGCCATCGGCGCCGAACTGACCGCAAGCCCATTGGTGCGCAAATTGTCGTTCACCGGTTCCACGGCCATCGGCAAGTTGCTGATGGCGCAGTGCGCGCCGACGCTGAAGAAAGTTTCGCTGGAACTGGGCGGTAACGCGCCGTTCATTGTCTTCGACGACGCCGACCTTGAGCGTGCGGTGGAAGGCGCGCTGATTGCCAAGTTTCGCAATGCCGGCCAGACCTGCGTCTGCGTCAATCGCTTCCTGGTGCAGGACGGCATTCACGACACCTTTGTCGCGCGCCTGGCCGAACGGGTGTCGCAACTCAAGGTCGGCAGCGGTTTCGCTGACGGTGTCACCCAGGGTCCGCTGATCAACGAGCGCGCCGTGGCCAAGGTTGAAGACCATGTGCAGGACGCACTGGCGCAAGGCGCCCGCTTGCTGTGCGGCGGCGAACGTCATGCGCTGGGCCACGGCTTCTTCCAGCCAACGGTCTTGGCCGGCATCACCACGCAGATGAAAGTCGCCCGGGAAGAAACCTTCGGCCCGCTCGCCGCGGTGTTCCGTTTCGACAGTGAAGCGCAGGCCGTGCACATGGCCAACGATACCGAATTCGGCCTCGCCGCCTACTGCTACACCCGCGACCTGGGCCGCGCCTGGCGCATGAGCGAGGCGCTGGAGTACGGCATGGTCGGGATCAACGAAGGGCTGATTTCCACCGAAGTCGCACCTTTTGGCGGGATCAAATCCTCAGGCCTGGGCCGTGAAGGCTCCAAGTACGGCATCGAGGATTACCTGGAACTCAAATACACCCTGATGGGCGGACTGTGAATCAATACCTGTAGGAGCTGCCGCAGGCTGCGATCTTTTGATTTTCGTTTTTAAGATCAAAAGATCGCAGCCTTCGGCAGCTCCTACAGAGGGTGTGGGAGATCATTGAAATGAGCAACGAGAAATACGAAAAAGGCCTGAAAATCCGCACCCAGGTGCTAGGCGAAGCTTATGTGAACCGCTCCATCGAGAACGCCGACGACTTCACCCGTCCCCTGCAGGAGATGGTCACCGAGTACTGCTGGGGCCACGTCTGGGGCCGTGAGGGTTTGTCGCTTAAAGAGCGCAGCATGATAAACTTGGCGATGATTTCGGCCCTCAATCGGCCTCACGAACTCAAGTTGCACGTGCGTGGTGCCTTGCGTAACGGACTGAGTCGTGAACAAATACGCGAAATTCTGCTTCAGGTCGGTATTTATTGCGGGGTTCCCGCGGCCGTAGACAGCTTCCGGCTCGCCCGTGAAGCGTTCGCCGAAGCCGATGCCGAGGCCTCCAGTTAACCCTTGGCTATCTGACTGAACGAGCACCAGGATTATTGCAATCGAAGTGCTCTTTTTGCATGGACAGCCACATTCAGAGCGGACCCCATGAAACGCCTGCCACTCGACGACAGCTTCAAGGTCAATCGCAACCCCGTTACCCTGCGCGAAATCGTGCTGGATAAACTGCGAAGCGCCATCATGAACTTCCAGCTTCTGCCGGGAGATCGACTGGTCGAACGCGATCTGTGCGATCGCCTGGGCGTGAGCCGCACCTCGGTGCGCGAAGCCTTGCGTCACCTGGAATCCGAAGGCCTGGTGGAATTCGCCGATGCCAAGGGCCCACGGGTCGCGATCATCACCCTGGCCGATGCCGTCGATATCTATGAGCTGCGTTGCGTCCTCGAAGGCCTGATCGTCCAGCTGTTCACCCTGCGGGCCAAGGCCAAGGACATCAAGGCCTTGGAAAAGGCCCTGGAAGAAAACCGCCAGGCCTTGAAGGAAGGTGAACTGCAACAGGTCATCGATTCCGTGCAGGGTTTCTACGACGTGCTGCTCGAAGGCTCCGGCAACCATGTCGCCGCAACCCAGCTGCGTCAGCTGCAGGCGCGCATCAGCTACCTGCGCGCAACTTCCGTGTCCCAGCAGAACCGTCGCGGTGCCAGCAACCAGGAAATGGAACGCATGGTCGAAGCGATCAAGAGCGGTGATCCGCTGGCCGCTCATCAGGCTTGCGTCGACCACGTCCGCGCCGCCGCCACCGTCGCCCTCGATTACCTCAAGCGCAAGCAGGAAGAGACCGGGGCGATCCCCGAGATCACCCAGCCCATCGCCCTCAAAGAACCGCGCATAGGACGTTGATCATGTTCAGCCCGAGCTATTGTCCAAAATGCGGCAGCAATGACCTCAAGTCACAGCTGCCACCGGGCGATACGCACGAGCGCCTGATGTGCCGCGGCTGCGGCTACATCCACTACATCAATCCTAAAATCATCGCCGGTTGCATCATCGAGCAGGACGGCAAGTACCTGCTGTGCCAACGCGCCATCCCGCCGCGCCCCGGCACCTGGACCTTGCCCGCAGGCTTCATGGAAGCTGGCGAAACCACCGAGCAGGCGGCGTTGCGCGAAGTCTGGGAAGAGAGCGGCGTGCGCGCCGAAATCCTCTCGCCCTACTCGATCTTCAGCGTGCCGAAGATTAGCGAGGTGTACATCATCTTCCGCGCCATCGCCCTGGAGATCACCGGGCAGTACGGACCGGAAACCCTCGACTACAAATTCTTCGCGCCCGAGGACATTCCCTGGGACAGCATCTACTACCCGGCGATCCGGCAGATCCTCGAACGCTACATCGAGGAGCGGCAGGCCGGGGTCTACGGTATCTACATCGGCAACGACGACAGCGGCAAGATCCACTTCATCCGCTGACGATTCACATCAATCATCACCGCATAATCTCTGGGTGCAGCCATCTCCTGTGGGAGCGAGCCTGCTCGCGATGAGGGAGTGTCAGTCGACACTTGAGTTGATTGATACGCCGCCATCGCGAGCAGGCTCGCTCCCACAGGGGGCAATAGTGTCCTTTAGAGCGGGGCCACACCTTCGACGATGATCACTTCAGCGCTCGCCACACCCTCGCGATGCCCTTTGGCCTCCTGATACAGCTCTGACCGATAACAGGCCAGCGCCTGCTCGTAGGAATCGAACTCGATCACCACGCTGCGTTGCGGCGTCGGCCGCCCTTCCATCGCTTCGCTGCGCCCACCGCGCGCCAGTATCCGACCACCGTATCGGGCAAAGGCCTGCGGTGCCCGCTGGGTGTATTGGCTGTATTGATCGGGGTCGGTGATATCCACGTGAGCAATCCAGTACGCCTTCATAGTGACCTCTGTGCTTGTTTTGTATTATGGTATACCACATTATACCTCCATCAAACACCGAGAATCCCGACATGGCCTTCAACAGCATCGAAGAAATCATCGAAGACTACCGCCAAGGCAAGATGGTGCTCCTGGTCGACGACGAGGACCGGGAAAACGAAGGCGACCTGTTGTTGGCCGCCGACCGCTGCAGCGCCGAAGCCATCAGCTTCATGGCCCGTGAGGCGCGCGGCCTGATCTGCCTGACCCTGACCGACGAGCATTGCCAGCGCCTGGGCCTTGAGCAGATGGTGCCGAGCAATGGCAGCGTGTTCAGCACCGCGTTCACGGTGTCGATCGAAGCGGCTGTTGGCGTGACCACCGGCATCTCCGCCGCCGACCGCGCGCGCACCGTGGCCGCCGCCGTCGCCCACGGCGCGAGTGCCGCCGATATCGTGCAGCCCGGTCACATTTTTCCCTTGCGCGCCCGTGAGGGCGGCGTATTGACCCGTGCCGGTCATACCGAAGCCGGTTGCGACCTGGCGCGCCTGGCCGGCTTTACCCCGGCCTCGGTGATCGTCGAAGTGATGAACGATGACGGCACCATGGCGCGCCGCCCGGACCTGGAAGTGTTCGCGCGCAAACACGGGATCAAGATCGGCACCATCGCCGACCTGATCCACTATCGCTTGAGTACCGAGCACACGGTGGTGCGCATCGGCGAGCGCGAGCTGCCGACGGTGCATGGCACCTTTCGTCTGATCACCTTTGAGGATCGCATCGAAGGCGGTGTCCACATGGCAATGGTCATGGGTGACCTGCGCCGCGATGAAGCGACGCTGGTGCGCGTGCACGTCATCGACCCGTTGCGCGACCTGGTCGGTGCCGAATACAGCGGCCCTTCCAACTGGACGCTGTGGGCGGCGTTGCAGCGCGTGGCTGACGAAGGTCGCGGCGTGGTGGTGGTGCTGGCCAACCACGAATCCTCGCAAGCGTTGCTGGAGCGGGTGCCGCAGTTGACCCAGGCACCCCGGCAGTTCAGCCGTTCGCAGTCGCGGATCTATTCGGAAGTCGGCACCGGGGCACAGATCCTGCAGAACCTTGGCGTCGGCAAGCTGCGGCATCTCGGGCCGCCGCTGAAATACGCGGGGTTGACCGGTTATGACCTGGAAGTGGTGGAGAGCATTCCGTTCCCCCAGTGACCCACCGCTTTTTGTAGGAGCCAGGCTTGCCGGCGAAGGCGTCCGCAAGATCGCCTTCGCCGGCAAGCCTGGCTCCTACAAGTCCTCCACCGGCAATAAAAAAAGCATTTTTGGCTGATAGCCGGTAAGGCAAAGTGCTTGCACAAAGTTTGGAATACCATAATATGATATTCCATAGACCGGACGATTTAGCCAAGCGCACCCGACAGGGAAAGCACCCACAACAGCCCTTGGCACGGTCGCCTTTCAAGGCCAGATGGACCTACTGCTCCCGATAGGCGGGCATTACCAAGCCCGCTCAAAAACACAACAAATGAGGGCGTGAAAATGGTGTTGAACAAACGTGCATCCGCAGTACTGTTCGCCGGCTTATTGGCCACGGTCAGTCATGTGGCCCTGGCGGCTGAAAGCGTCAACTTCGTCAGCTGGGGCGGTAGCACCCAGGATGCGCAGAAGCAGGCCTGGGCCGATCCGTTCAGCAAGGCCAGCGGCATCACCGTGGTCCAGGATGGCCCCACCGACTACGGCAAGCTCAAGGCCATGGTCGAAAGCGGCAACGTGCAGTGGGACGTGGTCGACGTCGAGGCCGACTTCGCCTTGCGCGCCGCCTCCGAAGGCCTGCTCGAACCCCTCGACTTCAAGGTCATCGAGCGCGACAAGATCGACCCGCGCTTCGTCTCCGATCACGGCGTCGGCTCGTTCTTCTTCTCCTTCGTCCTCGGCTACAACGAAGGCAAGCTCGGTGCCAACAAACCCCAGGACTGGTCCGCGCTGTTCGACACCAAGACCTACCCCGGTAAACGCGCCCTCTATAAATGGCCAAGCCCCGGCGTGCTGGAACTGGCGCTGCTGGCCGATGGCGTGAGCGCCGACAAGCTCTACCCGCTGGACCTGGACCGCGCCTTCAAGAAACTCGACACCATCAAGAAAGACATCGTCTGGTGGGGCGGCGGCGCCCAGTCGCAGCAGCTGCTGGCCTCCGGTGAAGCGAGCATGGGCCAGTTCTGGAACGGCCGGATCCATGCCCTGCAGGAAGACGGCGCTCCGGTGGGCGTAAGCTGGAAGCAGAACCTGGTGATGGCCGACATCCTGGTCATTCCCAAGGGTTCGAAAAACAAGGACGCGGCGATGAAGTTCCTGGCCAATGCCAGCAGCGCCAAAGGCCAGGCCGACTTCTCCAATCTGACCGCCTACGCCCCGGTCAACGTCGACAGCGTGGCGCGCCTGGACTCGGAGCTGGCGCCAAACCTGCCGACGGCCTACGCCAAGGACCAAATCACGCTTGATTTCGCGTACTGGGCCAAGAACGGTCCTGCTATCGCCACACGGTGGAACGAATGGCTGGTCAAATGAAAATGACGGCAACCGCGTCCCGTCCATCCACGCCCGTCGGGAGCGCCACCGGCGCTGCCGGCAAGGCGGCTGCGATGACCCAAACCCCGACCCTGGCGCAACGCTGGCGCGGATCGAGCAACCTGATCCCCGCCCTGCTGTTCCTCGGCCTGTTCTTCCTCGGGCCATTGATCGGTTTGCTGCTGCGCGGTGTGCTGGAACCGACCCCGGGCTTAAGCAACTACGAGCAGCTGTTCGCCAACTCGGCGTATGCCCGGGTCTTGCTCAACACCTTCTCGGTGGCCGGCCTGGTAACGCTGTTCAGCCTGCTGCTGGGTTTCCCGCTGGCCTGGGCGATCACGCTGGTGCCACGTGGCTGGGGTCGCTGGATCCTGAACATCGTGCTGCTGTCGATGTGGACCAGTCTCCTGGCGCGTACCTACTCCTGGCTGGTGTTGCTGCAAGCCTCCGGAGTGATCAACAAGGCGCTGATGGCCATGGGCATCATCGACCAGCCGCTGGAGATGGTGCATAACCTCACCGGCGTGGTGATCGGCATGAGCTACATCATGATCCCGTTCATCGTGCTGCCGCTGCAGGCGACCATGCAGGCCATCGACCCGATGATCCTGCAGGCCGGTTCCATCTGCGGCGCCAGTCCGTGGACCAACTTCTTCCGGGTGTTCCTGCCGCTGTGCCGGCCGGGGCTGTTCTCCGGCGGCCTGATGGTGTTCGTGATGTCGCTCGGTTACTACGTCACCCCGGCGCTGCTGGGTGGGGCGCAGAACATGATGCTGCCGGAGTTCATCATCCAGCAGGTGCAGTCGTTCCTCAATTGGGGCCTGGCCAGCGCCGGCGCCGCGTTGCTGATCGTCATCACGCTGGTGCTGTTCTACTTCTACCTGAAGCTCCAGCCGGAATCCCCGGTTGGCGCCAGCAACGCGAGGTAAGCCGTCATGCTCCTGACCCCCAATGCCATGAGCCGCCGGATGCGCCTTGGCCTGTATGCCACCACCGGGCTGATCGGGCTGTTCCTGTTGTTGCCGATCGTGTTCATCGTGCTGCTGTCGTTCGGCTCGTCCCAGTGGCTGGTGTTCCCGCCACCGGGCTGGACACTGAAATGGTACGGCCAGTTCTTCTCCAATGCCGACTGGATGAACGCGGCCATGGCCAGCCTCAAGGTCGCGGTACTGACCACGTTCTTTGCCGTGGCCCTGGGCCTGCCGACTGCGTTTGCCCTGGTACGTGGGCGCTTCCCGGGCCGGGAAATGCTCTACGGCCTGTTCACCCTGCCGATGATCGTGCCGCTGGTGATCATTGCCGTGGCGGTGTACGCGCTGTTCCTGAAACTGGGCTACACCGGGACCATGTTCGCCTTCGTCGTCAGCCACGTCATCGTCGCGCTACCGTTCACCATCATCTCGATCATCAACTCGCTGAAGCTGTTCGACCAGTCGATCGAAGATGCCGCGGTGATCTGTGGTGCCTCGCGCCTGCAGGCGGTGTTCAAGGTGACCTTCCCGGCGATTCGTCCGGGCATGGTGGCAGGCGCCCTCTTCGCCTTCCTCGTCTCGTGGGATGAAGTGGTACTGAGCGTGATGATGGCCAGCCCGACCCTGCAAACCCTTCCCGTGAAAATGTGGACCACCCTGCGCCAGGACCTGACGCCCGTGATCGCCGTCGCCTCGACGTTGCTGATCGGCCTCTCGGTCTTGGTCATGGTGATCGCCGCCGCACTGCGCCGGCGCAATGAAATCAGCGCCTAAGCGCAGGAGTACGACATGAGTGCAGTGATCAAAGATGCCGCGCAGCAAAATGACAAGCCCCTGGTGAGCCTGCGCAACCTGAACAAATACTACGGCGACTTTGCCGCCGTGGACGACATCTCGCTGGACATCAAGGACGGTGAGTTCCTCACCTTCCTCGGCTCCAGCGGCTCGGGCAAAAGCACCACGCTGTCGATGCTCGCCGGCTTCGAAACACCCAGCAGCGGCGAGATCCTGGTCAACGGCCAGTCGCTGGTGAACGTGCCGCCGCACAAACGCGACATCGGCATGGTGTTCCAGCGCTACTCGCTGTTCCCGCACCTGTCAGTGCGCGACAACATCGCCTTCCCGCTGGCCATCCGCAAGCTGGCCGCGGCCGAGCGTGATCGCCGGGTCGATGCGATGCTCAAGCTGGTGCAACTTGAACAATTCGCCCATCGCCGCCCTTCGCAACTCTCCGGCGGCCAGCAGCAACGCGTCGCGATCGCCCGGGCGCTGGTCTACGAGCCACGCATCCTGCTGATGGATGAACCGCTGGGCGCACTGGACAAAAAACTGCGTGAAGATTTGCAGGACGAACTGCGCCAACTGCATCGGCGCCTGGGCATCACCATCGTCTACGTGACCCACGACCAGGAAGAAGCCATGCGCCTGTCCCAACGCATTGCGATCTTCAGCCACGGCAAGATCGTCGGCCTGGGCAGCGGCTATGACCTGTACCAGAACCCGCCGAATGCCTTCGTCGCCTCGTTCCTCGGCAACTCCAACTTCCTCAAGCTCAAGGCCCAGGGCAATGCGGTCGCTTCGTTTGAGGGGCAGTCGCTGTCGATCCGCCTGACGGCCGGCCTGCAAACCAATCAGGATGTACTGTTGATGGTGCGCCCGGAAAAGGCCTTGGCCTTGAGCATCGAGCAAGCCGCCCAGGAACCGTTGGCCGCGGGGTGGAATGAAGTGACCGCCAAGGTCGTGGAAGTGTTGTTCCTGGGTGAAAGCCAGACGTGCAGTGTGGTGACTTCGGGCGGAACGTCGATGACCGTCAAGGCGCTTTCTGCGGCGGGCATGCCTATGAAGGCGGGGGATCCGGTGCGGGTGCGCTGGGCGACGGCCGATGCCTGTGTTTATACCGAATGGGCTGAGAGCGATTTGAACAAGGCTGCTGGGGCGCATTGATTTTTTTGAGGTTCGTGCCAGTGGATTGCTAGTTAAGTATCACCCTCGGGTCGCCGCAACGTCGGGTTGCGGTGGCCTTTTTTTTGCTTTTTGAATGGGGGCATATCCGTTTCTTCGGTAACGGCCACTCATGACGGCGGGTGAAAATCCTGAACTGCCCCCCAAATGTTGGACGGTCGTTGTCGCTGCCGATGATTGTCTTTCAGGTGTACATATCCATTCCTGCGGTAACGGCGACTTAGGGTTTCGCCCTTACGGCGAGTCACTTGGAAACGCCCCAAGTAACCAAGGGCTCTTGCCCCTGACGTTCGGTGCCTCGCTAAGGCTCGGCATGCCCTCGCTCCGGCCCTGCTCCGTGGGCCCGCCGCGATGGGCCATCCTTGGCCCAGCGCGGCTAAACCGGCGTCCTGCCGGTTTACCCACTGCGCAGAACCTCCACTCGGCCTCTCGATGTGGCAAGAAAATCAAAAGCCAGATCAAGATCAAACGCAAAAGCGAGGCGGCCTTAAAGCCGACCTGATTGCAGGTCTATCCGCATTCCCCTGTGGGAGCCAGCCTGCTGGCGATGGTCGTCAACGATAACGCGTCCCGTCTGGATGATCGCGTTGTCTGGACGTTCATCGCCAGCAGGCTGGCTCCCACAGGGTATTGGGGTGTCTGGAAAAGATCAGGTCGGCTTTAAGGCCGCCTCGCTTTTGTTTTTGATCCGGGTGCCCCGTTAACCACGATGGCCGAACGCAGGCATTGCGCAGTGGGTAAACCGGCAGGACGCCGGTTTAGCCGCGCTGGGCCAGGGATGGCCCATCGCGGCGACCCACGGAGCAATGCCGGAGAGAGGGCATGCCGAGCCTAAGCGAGGCACCAAGTGGTGGGGCAAAGCCTTTTGCTTACTTTTTGGTGTTTGAAAAAGTGAGTCGCCGTAAGGGCGAAACCATAAGTGGCCGTTACCGCAGCAATGGATATGTACACACCATTACCGCACAAACAAAAATGCCCGGCAAAAGCCGGGCATTAAAGACAAACACCATCGCTCAAAAAGT
Proteins encoded in this window:
- a CDS encoding NAD-dependent succinate-semialdehyde dehydrogenase — its product is MSPAASQLFRQQAYINGQWLDAPDGARQDIFNPATGERIGSVPNLGAEHARQAIVAANNAWPAWRALTAKERSNTLKRWHALMLENADALAEILTLEQGKPLAEAKGEILYAASFIEWFAEEAKRIYGDTIPSHKGDARIVVSKEPIGVVAAITPWNFPAAMITRKAGPALAAGCPCIVKPAPETPFSALAMAALAEQAGMPAGIFNVITGDAIAIGAELTASPLVRKLSFTGSTAIGKLLMAQCAPTLKKVSLELGGNAPFIVFDDADLERAVEGALIAKFRNAGQTCVCVNRFLVQDGIHDTFVARLAERVSQLKVGSGFADGVTQGPLINERAVAKVEDHVQDALAQGARLLCGGERHALGHGFFQPTVLAGITTQMKVAREETFGPLAAVFRFDSEAQAVHMANDTEFGLAAYCYTRDLGRAWRMSEALEYGMVGINEGLISTEVAPFGGIKSSGLGREGSKYGIEDYLELKYTLMGGL
- a CDS encoding carboxymuconolactone decarboxylase family protein, coding for MSNEKYEKGLKIRTQVLGEAYVNRSIENADDFTRPLQEMVTEYCWGHVWGREGLSLKERSMINLAMISALNRPHELKLHVRGALRNGLSREQIREILLQVGIYCGVPAAVDSFRLAREAFAEADAEASS
- a CDS encoding GntR family transcriptional regulator; the protein is MKRLPLDDSFKVNRNPVTLREIVLDKLRSAIMNFQLLPGDRLVERDLCDRLGVSRTSVREALRHLESEGLVEFADAKGPRVAIITLADAVDIYELRCVLEGLIVQLFTLRAKAKDIKALEKALEENRQALKEGELQQVIDSVQGFYDVLLEGSGNHVAATQLRQLQARISYLRATSVSQQNRRGASNQEMERMVEAIKSGDPLAAHQACVDHVRAAATVALDYLKRKQEETGAIPEITQPIALKEPRIGR
- a CDS encoding NUDIX hydrolase, encoding MFSPSYCPKCGSNDLKSQLPPGDTHERLMCRGCGYIHYINPKIIAGCIIEQDGKYLLCQRAIPPRPGTWTLPAGFMEAGETTEQAALREVWEESGVRAEILSPYSIFSVPKISEVYIIFRAIALEITGQYGPETLDYKFFAPEDIPWDSIYYPAIRQILERYIEERQAGVYGIYIGNDDSGKIHFIR
- a CDS encoding DUF1330 domain-containing protein; the protein is MKAYWIAHVDITDPDQYSQYTQRAPQAFARYGGRILARGGRSEAMEGRPTPQRSVVIEFDSYEQALACYRSELYQEAKGHREGVASAEVIIVEGVAPL
- the ribBA gene encoding bifunctional 3,4-dihydroxy-2-butanone-4-phosphate synthase/GTP cyclohydrolase II — protein: MAFNSIEEIIEDYRQGKMVLLVDDEDRENEGDLLLAADRCSAEAISFMAREARGLICLTLTDEHCQRLGLEQMVPSNGSVFSTAFTVSIEAAVGVTTGISAADRARTVAAAVAHGASAADIVQPGHIFPLRAREGGVLTRAGHTEAGCDLARLAGFTPASVIVEVMNDDGTMARRPDLEVFARKHGIKIGTIADLIHYRLSTEHTVVRIGERELPTVHGTFRLITFEDRIEGGVHMAMVMGDLRRDEATLVRVHVIDPLRDLVGAEYSGPSNWTLWAALQRVADEGRGVVVVLANHESSQALLERVPQLTQAPRQFSRSQSRIYSEVGTGAQILQNLGVGKLRHLGPPLKYAGLTGYDLEVVESIPFPQ
- a CDS encoding ABC transporter substrate-binding protein; its protein translation is MVLNKRASAVLFAGLLATVSHVALAAESVNFVSWGGSTQDAQKQAWADPFSKASGITVVQDGPTDYGKLKAMVESGNVQWDVVDVEADFALRAASEGLLEPLDFKVIERDKIDPRFVSDHGVGSFFFSFVLGYNEGKLGANKPQDWSALFDTKTYPGKRALYKWPSPGVLELALLADGVSADKLYPLDLDRAFKKLDTIKKDIVWWGGGAQSQQLLASGEASMGQFWNGRIHALQEDGAPVGVSWKQNLVMADILVIPKGSKNKDAAMKFLANASSAKGQADFSNLTAYAPVNVDSVARLDSELAPNLPTAYAKDQITLDFAYWAKNGPAIATRWNEWLVK
- a CDS encoding ABC transporter permease; the encoded protein is MKMTATASRPSTPVGSATGAAGKAAAMTQTPTLAQRWRGSSNLIPALLFLGLFFLGPLIGLLLRGVLEPTPGLSNYEQLFANSAYARVLLNTFSVAGLVTLFSLLLGFPLAWAITLVPRGWGRWILNIVLLSMWTSLLARTYSWLVLLQASGVINKALMAMGIIDQPLEMVHNLTGVVIGMSYIMIPFIVLPLQATMQAIDPMILQAGSICGASPWTNFFRVFLPLCRPGLFSGGLMVFVMSLGYYVTPALLGGAQNMMLPEFIIQQVQSFLNWGLASAGAALLIVITLVLFYFYLKLQPESPVGASNAR
- a CDS encoding ABC transporter permease: MLLTPNAMSRRMRLGLYATTGLIGLFLLLPIVFIVLLSFGSSQWLVFPPPGWTLKWYGQFFSNADWMNAAMASLKVAVLTTFFAVALGLPTAFALVRGRFPGREMLYGLFTLPMIVPLVIIAVAVYALFLKLGYTGTMFAFVVSHVIVALPFTIISIINSLKLFDQSIEDAAVICGASRLQAVFKVTFPAIRPGMVAGALFAFLVSWDEVVLSVMMASPTLQTLPVKMWTTLRQDLTPVIAVASTLLIGLSVLVMVIAAALRRRNEISA
- a CDS encoding ABC transporter ATP-binding protein, which translates into the protein MSAVIKDAAQQNDKPLVSLRNLNKYYGDFAAVDDISLDIKDGEFLTFLGSSGSGKSTTLSMLAGFETPSSGEILVNGQSLVNVPPHKRDIGMVFQRYSLFPHLSVRDNIAFPLAIRKLAAAERDRRVDAMLKLVQLEQFAHRRPSQLSGGQQQRVAIARALVYEPRILLMDEPLGALDKKLREDLQDELRQLHRRLGITIVYVTHDQEEAMRLSQRIAIFSHGKIVGLGSGYDLYQNPPNAFVASFLGNSNFLKLKAQGNAVASFEGQSLSIRLTAGLQTNQDVLLMVRPEKALALSIEQAAQEPLAAGWNEVTAKVVEVLFLGESQTCSVVTSGGTSMTVKALSAAGMPMKAGDPVRVRWATADACVYTEWAESDLNKAAGAH